One region of Corvus moneduloides isolate bCorMon1 chromosome 1, bCorMon1.pri, whole genome shotgun sequence genomic DNA includes:
- the PDK4 gene encoding pyruvate dehydrogenase kinase, isozyme 4 translates to MKAARITLRSAAPLAGASAGSSSGRLPQEVEQFSRFSPSPLSIKQLLDFGSTNGCERTSFSFLRQELPVRFANILKEIDLLPDKLLGTPSVKLVKSWYIQSLKELVEFNQKSPDDQKVLSDFIDTLIRVRNRHHDVVPTMAQGIIEYKDTFKADPVTNHNIQYFLDRFYMSRISTRMLMNQHTLLFDDKSGSGHPRHIGSIDPCCDVAEVVNDAYESSKMLCDQYYLTSPELKLTQVNGKAPGEPITIVYVPSHLFHMLFELFKNSMRATVEFQENSPTLSPIEVTVVLGKEDLAIKISDRGGGVPVRKIEQLFSYMYSTAPRPNMDDGRNTPLAGFGYGLPISRLYAKYFQGDLNLYSICGYGTDAIIYLKALSTESVEKLPVFNKSASKHYQATSEADDWCVPKNVAKQSAAF, encoded by the exons ATGAAGGCCGCCCGGATAACCCTGCGCAGCGCCGCCCCACTGGCAGGGGCCAGtgccggcagcagcagcggccgGTTGCCGCAGGAGGTGGAGCAGTTTTCCCGCTTCTCCCCGTCCCCGCTCTCCATCAAGCAGTTGCTGGACTTTG GCTCGACTAATGGATGTGAGAGAacttctttctcatttctgcGACAAGAGCTTCCTGTGAGGTTTGCAAACATCCTGAAAGAAATCGATCTTCTTCCTGATAAATTACTAGGCACTCCATCAGTAAAATTAGTAAAAAGCTG GTACATCCAAAGCCTAAAGGAGCTGGTTGAGTTCAATCAGAAAAGCCCAGATGACCAAAAAGTCTTATCTGA CTTTATAGATACTCTAATTAGAGTCCGAAACAGACATCATGATGTGGTTCCTACAATGGCGCAAGGAATAATTGAATACAAAGACACTTTTAAAGCAGATCCTGTCACCAATCATAACATCCAGTATTTTTTGGATCGTTTTTACATGAGCCGTATTTCCACCCGGATGCTAATGAACCAACACA CTCTTCTTTTTGATGATAAGTCTGGCTCGGGGCACCCAAGGCACATTGGAAGTATTGATCCTTGCTGTGATGTTGCTGAAGTAGTGAATG atgCTTATGAAAGTTCCAAGATGTTGTGTGACCAGTATTACTTAACATCTCCAGAACTGAAACTTACTCAAGTGAATG GAAAAGCTCCAGGAGAACCAATTACCATTGTATATGTTCCATCTCATCTTTTTCACATGCTTTTTGAGCTCTTTAAG AATTCAATGAGAGCAACTGTTGAATTCCAAGAAAACAGTCCTACCCTTTCTCCGATTGAAGTGACAGTTGTTCTAGGGAAAGAAGACCTGGCAATCAAG ATCTCAGACCGAGGAGGTGGTGTTCCAGTAAGGAAAATTGAGCAGCTGTTTAGCTACATGTATTCCACCGCCCCAAGGCCAAATATGGATGATGGTCGAAATACCCCTCTT GCTGGCTTTGGGTATGGCTTGCCAATTTCTCGTCTGTATGCTAAATACTTTCAAGGAGATCTAAATCTTTACTCCATATGTGGCTATGGAACAGATGCTATCATCTACTTGAAG GCCTTATCAACAGAATCAGTAGAAAAACTCCCAGTTTTTAACAAATCAGCTTCCAAGCATTACCAGGCTACCTCAGAAGCAGATGACTGGTGTGTCCCAAAGAATGTGGCAAAACAGAGTGCAGCTTTCTGA